In Aspergillus nidulans FGSC A4 chromosome II, a single window of DNA contains:
- a CDS encoding uncharacterized protein (transcript_id=CADANIAT00004923): MARIKQGVFSWEDVLAHRYQNNKPAALPRSRRQSAVSTRSQSQSRPQQKQADSRFNWDVQLQSSLLSKLSPELRLMIWELVLGGMRIHIIQRPDRRMGHVVCPGVFTKIEACDICRGGLPSSSSSCCSSSSSSREGSRSPQMLMRSNLLALPIVCKQVYAESIHLLYSLNTFEFSNTWSLTYLHPTIPPDFWDSIRCVELSWAFPGHWLPTKDPVKSVYFSAGRQQWLETCGALTRMAGLQNFTLHLSGSWFCEPVEKLPVFLEPLRGLHLPGRKRWEVRLPNQPYYVEEVGNGNVGRELRKRGVDCRVLAA; the protein is encoded by the exons ATGGCAAGAATCAAGCAGGGCGTGTTTTCCTGGGAGGATGTATTAGCGCATCGGTACCAAA ACAATAAGCCCGCGGCCCTCCCTCGCTCTCGCAGACAGAGCGCGGTCTCTACtcgaagccaaagccagTCGCGACcgcagcaaaagcaagctgATTCAAGATTCAACTGGGACGTCCAACTGCAGAGTTCGCTGCTGTCGAAGCTTTCGCCCGAGCTGCGTCTGATGATCTGGGAACTGGTTCTCGGCGGCATGCGCATTCATATCATCCAGCGCCCAGACAGACGCATGGGACATGTTGTATGTCCCGGCGTGTTCACGAAAATTGAAGCATGCGATATCTGTCGCGGTGGACTGCCTTCATCGAGTTCCAGctgttgcagcagcagcagcagtagcagaGAGGGATCTCGATCTCCGCAAATGCTGATGCGAAGCAATCTCCTCGCACTCCCGATAGTGTGCAAGCAGGTATATGCCGAATCCATTCACCTCCTCTACTCCCTCAACACTTTCGAATTCAGCAACACCTGGTCCCTCACATACCTACATCCCACAATCCCCCCCGATTTCTGGGACTCCATCCGCTGCGTCGAACTCTCCTGGGCGTTCCCGGGCCACTGGCTGCCCACAAAAGACCCTGTGAAATCAGTCTACTTCTCCGCAGGCCGGCAGCAGTGGCTCGAGACATGCGGCGCCCTAACGCGCATGGCGGGCCTACAGAATTTCACATTACACCTAAGCGGAAGTTGGTTCTGCGAGccggtcgagaagctgcCGGTGTTTTTGGAGCCACTGAGGGGCTTACATTTACcggggaggaagagatggGAGGTTCGATTGCCGAATCAACCGTACTATGTTGAGGAGGTGGGGAATGGGAATGTTGGCAGGGAATTGAGAAAGAGAGGGGTCGATTGTAGGGTTTTGGCTGCCTGA